GACCACGGCGACCGACACGACGGCGACGACCGACAGGACGACGACGCGGCAGCCGACGGTGGACCTCGGAGCGGCGGCGCCGCCGCACGCGGGGACGGAGCCGTCCGTCCTCGACGGTCTGGCCGTCGTCGCCGACCGCGACCCGCATGCCCTCGCCCTGGTCGACGAGCACGGCGAGACCACCCACGGTGCCCTCGACCGCACCGCCCGCGCCCTCGGCCTGCTCCTGGACGCACAGCTCACCCCCGACGACCACACCGGCCGCGGGGTCGACGTCGAGCAGGGCCGTGCACCCGTCCCCGTCGGCGCGATGGTCGCGCACGGTGCCGGGTCGGTCGTCGCCCTCCTCGGACTCCTGCACGCGGGCCGTGTCGTCGTCGCGCTCGACCCGTCCCTCCCCGGGGCCCGGCTGCAGCACGTGGTGGCGCTCGCCGGCATCGTGGACGTCGTCGCGGACGCGGAGCACGCCGACCGCGCCGCGGCCCTCGTCCCCGAGCAGGGCCGGGTGCTGTCCCTCGACGACCTGCTCGGAGACGCTCGGACCGCCGCCGCGACCGAGGGCGACCTCGCCGTCGTCCCGGGAGCCCGGGAACGCGGTGGTCGCGACCCGGCGGTCGTCGTCTTCACGTCGGGGTCGACCGGGGTGCCGAAGGGCGTCACGATGACCCACCGGCAGCTCGTCGTCGACAGCGTCGCCCAACGGGAGGCCTTCCGGCTCGTCCCGACGGACCGCGTGGCCTCGGTGCTCCCGCACGGGTTCGCCGCCGGGCTGACGCTCGTGCTGTCGGCCCTGCACGCCGGTGCCTCCGTGCACGTCGCCGATCCGCGTCGCACCGGCGTCGACCGCCTCGTCACCTGGGTCCGCGACGCACGCCTGACGACACTGCACACCACCCCGCACCTGCTGCGGTCGATCACCGGCGCCCTCGACCCCTCCGACGACCGGTTGCGTGCGCTCCGCGTCATCGCCACCCTCGGCGAGGCGGTGACGGGCACGGACGTCACGGCGCTGCGGCCGCTGCTCGGCCCCGGCGCGTCGTTCTGCAACCAGACCGGGTCGAGCGAGACCGCCGTGTACGCCGTGCACGAGATCCGCGCGGAGGACCCGGTGCCCGAGCGCAGCGTGCCCGCCGGCAGGATCGTCACGGGCAAGCGCATCGAGGTCCGCCGACCCGACGGCTCCGTGGCCGACGTCGGCGAGAGCGGTGCGGTCGTCTGCGTCTCCGACGCCATGACGAGCGGGTACTGGGGCGCGCCGGACGCGACCGCAGACCGGGCGGGCACCGCCGCGGACGGCACGCCGACGTGGACGGTCGGTGACCTCGGACGCTTCGACGACCAGGGCCGGCTCACCCTGCTCGGCCGCGCCGACGACGCGGCGAAGGTGCGCGGGCACCTGGTCGAGCCGAGCGAGGTCGAGGCGGCGCTCCGCACCGTCGACGCGGTGCAGGAAGCGGCGGTCGTCGCGGTGCAGGCCCCACCCGCGCCGACCCGGCTCGTCGCCTACGTCGTGAGCCGCCCGGGTCGCCGCTCGCCGTCACCGGCCGCGATCCGCAGGGCCCTCCGCGACCTGCTGCCCGACCACATGGTGCCGACCGCGATCGTCCCGGTGACGACGCTGCCCCGGAACGAGCGCGGCAAGGTCGACCGGACCCGCCTGCCCGAGGCACCCGCGCTCAGCACCACGGTGGGCGGAGACGGCGCGGCGTTCGGCGAGGACACCTACGACCAGTGGCAGCTCGCGGTCGGGCAGATCTGGGCCGAGGTGCTCGGGCTGCCCGCCGTCGGGCCGCTCGAGCTGCCGGCGGTCGGGCTCGACAACGACTTCTCCGCACTCGGTGGCGACTCGCTCTCGGCGGAGGAGATGCTCGCCGCCGTCTCCGACCGGCTCGGCGTGGACGTCCCCTCGTCGGAACTCCTCCGGCACCCGACGCTGCGCAGCTTCACCGCGCGGATCCGCCTCGGCGCCGCCGCGGTCCCCGGTCACCCGGACGTCGTGACGCTGACGGCGCGTGCACCGGGCGACGCCGACCCCCTGTTCTGCGTCGCGGGTGCCGGAGCCCTGGCACTGACGTTCGTCCCGCTCGCCCGTCACCTGGGTGACCGTCCGGTGTTCGCCTTCCAGCAGCACGGTCTGGAGCGGCGCTCGGTGCCGGACTGGAGCATCCCGGCCATGGCCCGCCGCTACATCGAGCTCCTGCGGGTCGTACAGCCCTCCGGCCCGTACACCCTCGTCGGGCACTCGTTCGGTGGCCTCGTCGCCCTGGAGATGGCCTCGGTGCTCGCCGGTGCCGGTCACGAGGTCGCCCGGGTCGTCCTGCTCGACACCCACCTGCCCGAGCAGGCCTCCGAGCGGGCCGACACCGTCGAGTTCGGGCAGCTCGACCTCGGCCGGCCGGCAGCGCGTCCGGTG
The sequence above is drawn from the Curtobacterium sp. MR_MD2014 genome and encodes:
- a CDS encoding alpha/beta fold hydrolase gives rise to the protein MTTATDTTATTDRTTTRQPTVDLGAAAPPHAGTEPSVLDGLAVVADRDPHALALVDEHGETTHGALDRTARALGLLLDAQLTPDDHTGRGVDVEQGRAPVPVGAMVAHGAGSVVALLGLLHAGRVVVALDPSLPGARLQHVVALAGIVDVVADAEHADRAAALVPEQGRVLSLDDLLGDARTAAATEGDLAVVPGARERGGRDPAVVVFTSGSTGVPKGVTMTHRQLVVDSVAQREAFRLVPTDRVASVLPHGFAAGLTLVLSALHAGASVHVADPRRTGVDRLVTWVRDARLTTLHTTPHLLRSITGALDPSDDRLRALRVIATLGEAVTGTDVTALRPLLGPGASFCNQTGSSETAVYAVHEIRAEDPVPERSVPAGRIVTGKRIEVRRPDGSVADVGESGAVVCVSDAMTSGYWGAPDATADRAGTAADGTPTWTVGDLGRFDDQGRLTLLGRADDAAKVRGHLVEPSEVEAALRTVDAVQEAAVVAVQAPPAPTRLVAYVVSRPGRRSPSPAAIRRALRDLLPDHMVPTAIVPVTTLPRNERGKVDRTRLPEAPALSTTVGGDGAAFGEDTYDQWQLAVGQIWAEVLGLPAVGPLELPAVGLDNDFSALGGDSLSAEEMLAAVSDRLGVDVPSSELLRHPTLRSFTARIRLGAAAVPGHPDVVTLTARAPGDADPLFCVAGAGALALTFVPLARHLGDRPVFAFQQHGLERRSVPDWSIPAMARRYIELLRVVQPSGPYTLVGHSFGGLVALEMASVLAGAGHEVARVVLLDTHLPEQASERADTVEFGQLDLGRPAARPVPGVLRRLAVRTSALRSRSATPFARIGRRARGVGAGVVRWQGQRHFRAFFDQALLVSRRWEPRPYAGPVTLVVADGNDSGPARWARYLRGPVDAVRVHAEHSSVLREPHVAEVAALVARQSGTP